A DNA window from Rhizobium sp. NXC14 contains the following coding sequences:
- a CDS encoding cation:proton antiporter, with the protein MHQEVGLIATVAVSFVFAAVLGYGADRLRLPPLVGYLMAGILMGPFTPGFVADTALAGQLAEMGVILLMFGVGLHFSASDLLAVRGIAVPGAIGRIILATLLGIGLCMLWGWSLGAGVVFGLSLSVASTVVLLKALEERNLVNAPSGRVAVGWLIVEDLVMVLALVLLPALAELLGGHAVDTNHGFGELPLALTIGLTLFKVLAFAAMAVFLGPRIVPWLLTMIARTGSRELFTLTVLAIALGIAFGSAAIFGVSFALGAFFAGVVMSESQLSHRAAADSLPLQNAFSVLFFVSVGMLFDPSILVRQPLAVIGALALVILGKAVITFAIVMLLRYPIGMGLTLAGGLAQIGEFSFILAGLGVSLGLLPHEGQDLILAAAILSITLNPIVIIASEGLKKYIHAQWPSVFESFGRKRQITLGKELEKIRALGEERERQHQLKMQQLIETFPLFSQVGEDAQEELLLLFKAKSAPPGERVIRRGDRGDSMYFISSGAVEVRLASGAIRLEPGAFFGEMALLSGGRRTADVIAVDFCQFEVLERRDFNMFMSHHPNLRAIVSEMAQKRTEMNVLRQQWEKSMDLS; encoded by the coding sequence GTGCATCAGGAAGTAGGACTCATTGCGACGGTCGCCGTCAGTTTTGTTTTCGCGGCCGTCCTCGGTTATGGCGCCGACCGGCTGCGGCTGCCGCCGCTCGTCGGTTATCTGATGGCCGGCATCCTGATGGGCCCGTTCACGCCGGGCTTTGTCGCCGATACCGCTCTTGCCGGCCAGCTCGCCGAAATGGGCGTCATCCTGCTGATGTTTGGCGTCGGCCTGCATTTTTCCGCCTCCGACCTGCTCGCTGTACGCGGGATCGCCGTGCCGGGCGCGATCGGCCGAATTATCCTCGCCACCCTGCTGGGCATCGGCCTCTGCATGCTCTGGGGCTGGAGCCTCGGTGCCGGCGTCGTCTTCGGGCTCAGCCTCTCGGTGGCGAGTACGGTCGTGCTCCTGAAGGCGCTGGAGGAACGTAATCTCGTCAATGCGCCAAGCGGGCGCGTCGCCGTCGGCTGGCTGATCGTCGAGGATCTGGTGATGGTGCTGGCGCTGGTGCTGCTGCCGGCGCTGGCAGAGCTTCTCGGCGGCCACGCCGTCGACACCAATCACGGCTTCGGTGAGCTGCCGCTGGCACTGACGATCGGACTGACCTTGTTCAAGGTGCTGGCCTTCGCCGCTATGGCGGTCTTCCTCGGCCCCCGTATCGTGCCCTGGCTGCTGACGATGATCGCGCGCACCGGCTCGCGCGAACTCTTCACACTGACGGTGCTGGCGATCGCGCTCGGCATCGCCTTCGGCTCGGCGGCGATTTTCGGCGTCTCCTTCGCGCTCGGCGCGTTTTTCGCCGGCGTCGTCATGAGCGAATCCCAGCTCAGTCACAGAGCGGCGGCCGATTCGCTACCGTTGCAGAACGCCTTCTCCGTGCTGTTCTTCGTCTCGGTCGGCATGCTCTTCGACCCCTCGATCCTGGTGCGCCAGCCGCTGGCGGTGATTGGCGCCCTGGCGCTCGTCATTCTCGGCAAGGCCGTCATCACCTTCGCCATCGTCATGCTGCTGCGATATCCGATCGGCATGGGGCTGACCTTGGCCGGCGGCCTTGCCCAGATCGGCGAATTTTCCTTCATCCTCGCCGGCCTCGGCGTCTCGCTCGGGCTGCTGCCGCATGAAGGCCAGGATCTCATCTTGGCTGCAGCGATCCTGTCGATCACGCTCAACCCGATCGTGATCATCGCATCCGAGGGCTTGAAGAAATATATCCATGCGCAATGGCCCTCTGTCTTCGAAAGCTTCGGTAGAAAGAGGCAGATAACGCTCGGCAAGGAACTGGAAAAGATCAGGGCGCTCGGCGAGGAACGCGAACGCCAGCATCAGTTGAAGATGCAGCAGCTGATCGAAACCTTTCCGCTGTTCTCCCAGGTCGGGGAGGATGCGCAGGAAGAGCTGCTGCTGCTCTTCAAGGCAAAGTCGGCTCCCCCTGGCGAACGTGTCATTCGTCGCGGCGATCGCGGCGACAGCATGTACTTCATCTCCTCAGGCGCGGTCGAAGTGCGCCTAGCCAGCGGCGCGATCCGCCTGGAGCCGGGCGCCTTCTTCGGGGAGATGGCATTGCTGAGCGGCGGAAGGCGTACGGCCGACGTCATCGCCGTCGACTTTTGTCAGTTCGAAGTGCTCGAGCGGCGCGATTTCAATATGTTCATGTCGCATCACCCCAACTTGCGCGCCATCGTCAGCGAAATGGCGCAAAAACGCACGGAAATGAACGTCCTGCGTCAGCAATGGGAAAAGTCGATGGATCTGTCCTGA
- a CDS encoding YqaA family protein produces MLRRLYDWTMSLASRKSAEVWLAVIAFVESSVFLVPADVLFLPMALAKPERSYRYALIATVASVLGGIAGWALGYYAYETVARPVLAFYGKLDAFEQMKAYVTYEWILLLLVTSGLAHLPPIKIVTILSGVIHVNLGLFIISAIVARGARFLFLAWLLRRYGEPIRHFIEKRLGHIVGIGAGAVIVLYVGYRSFAH; encoded by the coding sequence ATGCTTCGCAGACTTTACGACTGGACCATGTCTCTGGCCTCGCGCAAATCGGCCGAAGTCTGGCTCGCCGTCATCGCCTTCGTCGAAAGCTCCGTCTTTCTCGTTCCCGCCGACGTGCTTTTCCTGCCGATGGCACTTGCCAAGCCGGAACGCTCCTATCGCTATGCACTGATCGCTACCGTTGCCTCCGTGCTCGGCGGCATTGCCGGCTGGGCGCTCGGCTATTACGCCTACGAGACGGTGGCGCGGCCGGTTCTCGCATTCTACGGCAAGCTCGATGCGTTTGAGCAGATGAAGGCCTATGTCACCTACGAGTGGATCCTGCTGCTGCTCGTCACATCAGGTCTCGCACATCTGCCGCCGATCAAGATCGTGACCATCCTGTCCGGCGTCATCCACGTCAATCTCGGTCTTTTCATTATTTCGGCGATCGTTGCGCGCGGCGCGCGTTTCCTGTTCCTCGCCTGGTTGCTGCGCCGCTACGGCGAGCCGATCCGGCATTTCATCGAAAAGCGCCTCGGCCACATCGTCGGCATCGGTGCCGGTGCCGTGATCGTGCTATATGTCGGCTACCGCTCTTTCGCTCACTAG
- a CDS encoding disulfide bond formation protein B, whose amino-acid sequence MTATSSPLARPGFTYSILLAIGMAAVVGAALGFQYLGGYIPCALCLLQRQPYYYAIPIAILAAICELAGLPNWISRAMLLAAGILMLVTAGMGVYHAGVEWHFWPGPATCSTTANSMTSNAGDLLTELNTIKGPSCTDAALRVLGLSFAGWNVIAGILLAAFAFVGVRKSA is encoded by the coding sequence ATGACTGCCACTTCCTCGCCGCTCGCCCGCCCCGGCTTTACCTATTCCATATTGCTCGCTATCGGCATGGCGGCGGTGGTCGGCGCCGCACTCGGCTTCCAATATCTCGGCGGCTATATTCCCTGCGCACTCTGCCTGCTGCAGCGCCAACCCTATTATTATGCCATTCCGATCGCCATTCTCGCTGCCATCTGCGAGCTTGCCGGTCTACCGAACTGGATTTCCCGTGCGATGCTGCTTGCGGCCGGCATCCTGATGCTGGTGACCGCCGGCATGGGCGTCTATCACGCTGGCGTGGAATGGCATTTCTGGCCGGGACCGGCGACCTGCTCGACGACCGCAAACAGCATGACGAGCAATGCCGGCGATCTGCTGACTGAGCTCAATACGATCAAGGGTCCATCCTGCACCGATGCAGCGCTCAGGGTGCTTGGCCTGTCTTTTGCAGGCTGGAACGTGATCGCCGGCATTCTGCTCGCAGCTTTCGCCTTCGTCGGCGTCCGCAAATCTGCGTGA